Genomic DNA from Paenibacillus sp. KS-LC4:
GATATCCACATGAAAGCGCTCCCTTTTATCTTATGTATTAGTTCTCTTTACCTATTAAACCAATATATTCGAGTCTAAACAACTAAATTCAACAAATATCGACTTTTTGACACGAATTATACCCTTTCTTCTTGTTTCGAATTCAGTTAGAATAGTTCATTGTGCGTTAGTAGTCGGCAAATACGCATGAAACAAAGGAAATCGCAGGATTATTGGAGGCTTATATGCAAAAGGAATCATCGAACGTCAAAATTATTAATGCTGATCCGAGCGCCCTCGGCCTATTCGGACTAGCTATCGTCACCTTGGTCGCATCCTCTCAAAAGCTCGGTATTACAACGGGCTACAGCTTCGTTATCCCATGGGCTATCTTCCTGGGCGCTTTCGCCCAATTATTCGCTTGCATTCAAGATTCCAAGCGGAACAATACATTCGGTACGACAGCCTTCGGCGCTTATGCGTTTTTCTGGTTTGCAGTCGCAACCAGCTGGATGTTTAAAATGGGTGTCTTCGGCACTGCGCTCGCAGGCGATGTGGATGGCAAACAGCTCGGCTTTGCATTCGCCGGCTACCTCATATTTACGTTATTTATGACGATTGGCGCAGTAGAAGCGAACCGTGTGCTGTTGATCATTTTCTGTCTAATTGATCTATTGTTCCTAGGACTTACGTTCGACGCTTTCGGCGTTGCACCTGAAATTTTCCATACGCTGGCCGCCTACTCCGAGCTGGCCATTGGAATCGTATCGCTTTATGGCTGCGGCGCTTCCGTACTGAACGCTCATTTCGGCCGAAGCTTCCTGCCAATGGGCAAGCCTTTCGGCATTTTCAAGCCGCGTGCTTAGCCGCTCGCATCAAAAAACCGTCTCCCGCACCGATTAGCGAGGGACGGTTTTTTGATTTATTTTCAAAACGAATCAAACTTGGGTATAACTACGTATAAGCATTTAGGCCTGCGTTTGCGGGTTTAAGATATGATGGATTAACGATTAAATGGACTAAAGCGTGAAGCATTAAAGGATTAAAGGATTAAAGGACAAATGGTTGAGGTTATGAAACGTTTGCGCAATAGATGGATTTTATAAATGAAAGGGGAAAGTGATAATGGATAACTTGATTACAGGCCAGCCTTACCGCTTTAAGGATGAGCAGGAGCAGCAGACGGCACCTGAGGATACGCCAAATGTGAATGAGTGGACGTCCAAAATTGGCGACTCCGCCAAGCAGGAAAAGTATGTAAAGCAAGGCTTTCTGCGGAAAATTAAAAAGCACGCCAAGAAAATACCTTTTGCTAAGCACGCCGTCGCGATGTACTATTGCGCTCTTGACGAGAATACGCCTACTTCAGCTAAAGTTATTGCCATCGGGGCGCTTGCTTATATTTTGCTACCGATTGATTTGATTCCTGACTTCGTGCTCGGTATCGGCTATACCGATGATGCAGCAGCGTTCTGGGCAGCCTATCGCAGCATCAGCATCCATGTGACAGATGCCCATACAGAGATGGCGGAGAAATGGTTTGCGAAATAAACGCAGACGGAGCAAAAGCAGTCCAGCTCGGACGCTGGCCCTTGCAGCCGCTGCTGGCGTAGGCGCCGGCTTACTGCTCGGCTTATTTATGAAGGCTGTTCAGCAGTTGACTGGTCAGCCTGTCTATACCTTGCTGCTCAATGTCGATTATATTCCGCTGCTGAAAGAGCTGGCACTATCCGAGCTAGGAGAATTCGCCTTGCACTTGGTCGTATCTGCGCTCGTCGGCATCGGACTAGCCCTCTTATTCGGAATCGTTCGCTGGCCCGTCGTTCGGCAAACCTATACTGCCATTGCAATCAGCCTGCTGATCGGCTTGGCGCTTTTTCCGACTACGCTCCTGTCCGATCGCACGCCCTCCATCGGAAG
This window encodes:
- a CDS encoding acetate uptake transporter, which codes for MQKESSNVKIINADPSALGLFGLAIVTLVASSQKLGITTGYSFVIPWAIFLGAFAQLFACIQDSKRNNTFGTTAFGAYAFFWFAVATSWMFKMGVFGTALAGDVDGKQLGFAFAGYLIFTLFMTIGAVEANRVLLIIFCLIDLLFLGLTFDAFGVAPEIFHTLAAYSELAIGIVSLYGCGASVLNAHFGRSFLPMGKPFGIFKPRA
- a CDS encoding YkvA family protein yields the protein MDNLITGQPYRFKDEQEQQTAPEDTPNVNEWTSKIGDSAKQEKYVKQGFLRKIKKHAKKIPFAKHAVAMYYCALDENTPTSAKVIAIGALAYILLPIDLIPDFVLGIGYTDDAAAFWAAYRSISIHVTDAHTEMAEKWFAK